The following proteins are encoded in a genomic region of Anaerolineales bacterium:
- the polA gene encoding DNA polymerase I: MGKRPRLYLIDGHALAYRTYYALTRASDGSRWMTKSGEPTAGTYGFVSVLLRVIEQDAPDYLAVSFDTGRTFRDDMYPDYKATREKMPDDLQPQIERIRQLVQAFRIPVLEAEGFEADDVLGTVARLAADLGAQVVILTGDRDLLQLASPNIHILLAGQKLSEAVDYGPEEVSARYGLAPSQLVDLKALIGDSSDNIPGVRGIGEKTAVALLQEHRTLDAIYDHLEQVAPRFRTKLEEGRESAYLSRGLGTIVTDVPIAFDLQACRLQGYDREAVSELFRQLEFRTLLTRLQAAAEEPGLLPGRQQLPLFISPGAQPAQAGPTTWIVNTSEDLARLARQLGSASVLAIDTETTSTDPMAAALVGISLATEAGAGIYLPVGHSPAWAGGAQLDLAQVVDGLRSALAAPHLPKVGHNLKYDYIVLARHGLPVAPLAFDTMLAEWLCDPASRNLGLKSLAWVRLGRDMTEIETLIGSGKNQRSMADVPIDQVAPYAAADAEICLALLPQLEAEMKEKGQAELFRQMEMPLVSVLAEMEMAGIRLDVGFLGTLSQQLAVRLAELEGQVYNQVGHEFNINSTQQLSQVLFVELGLEPPDRTRKTAAGRYSTAASVLDELRHKHRVVDLILEHREISKLKSTYTDALPARVLPATGRVHTSYSQTGSVTGRLASSDPNLQNIPIRTELGRQIRNAFIAEDGQALLSVDYSQIELRIVAHMARDQAMIQAFLDDQDIHAATAAAVFGGDPATIAPDLRRHAKAVNFGLIYGMSAYGLSRSTDMTLAEAETFVKVYFQRFPGVRAYLEHTRRLAAEQGFVETLFGRRRYFPQLAPTASGVPEVNRARAEREAINAPIQGTAADVIKIAMMRLPAALAKAGLHAHMLLQVHDELVFEVPLDEVGDTVSCVQAVMEAAVSLEVPLKTDAKVGRTWADMQPA, translated from the coding sequence ATGGGAAAACGCCCCCGCCTGTATCTGATCGACGGTCACGCCCTGGCCTACCGCACCTATTACGCGCTGACGCGGGCCAGTGACGGATCGCGCTGGATGACCAAGAGCGGCGAGCCCACTGCCGGGACGTATGGCTTCGTCTCCGTCCTGCTGCGCGTGATTGAGCAGGATGCGCCGGACTACCTGGCCGTCTCGTTTGACACCGGCCGCACCTTTCGCGACGACATGTACCCGGACTACAAAGCGACCCGCGAGAAGATGCCCGACGACCTGCAGCCGCAGATCGAGCGCATCCGCCAGTTGGTCCAGGCCTTCCGCATCCCCGTCCTCGAAGCCGAAGGCTTTGAAGCCGACGACGTCCTGGGCACCGTCGCCCGCCTGGCGGCGGACCTGGGCGCCCAGGTCGTCATCCTCACCGGGGACCGCGATCTGCTCCAATTGGCCAGCCCGAACATCCATATCCTGCTCGCGGGTCAGAAGCTCTCCGAGGCCGTGGACTACGGCCCGGAGGAGGTATCCGCCAGGTACGGCCTGGCCCCGAGCCAGTTGGTCGACCTCAAGGCCCTGATTGGGGACAGCAGCGACAACATCCCGGGCGTGCGGGGCATCGGCGAGAAGACCGCCGTGGCGCTGCTGCAGGAGCACCGAACGCTGGATGCGATCTATGACCACCTCGAACAGGTCGCGCCCCGCTTCCGGACCAAGCTCGAGGAGGGACGGGAGAGTGCCTACCTCAGCCGCGGCCTGGGGACCATCGTCACCGATGTCCCGATCGCCTTTGACCTGCAGGCCTGCCGCCTGCAGGGCTACGATCGCGAGGCCGTGTCCGAGCTGTTTCGACAGCTCGAGTTCCGCACCTTGCTCACGCGGTTGCAGGCAGCGGCCGAGGAGCCAGGCCTGCTGCCGGGCAGGCAGCAACTGCCTCTGTTCATATCCCCCGGTGCGCAGCCAGCGCAGGCAGGCCCTACGACCTGGATCGTCAATACCTCCGAGGACCTGGCGCGCCTGGCGAGGCAGCTGGGTTCAGCCAGTGTCCTGGCCATCGATACGGAAACCACCTCGACCGATCCGATGGCCGCGGCCCTGGTCGGAATCTCGCTGGCGACCGAGGCCGGCGCCGGCATCTACCTCCCGGTCGGCCACTCGCCGGCCTGGGCGGGAGGTGCGCAGCTCGATCTGGCGCAGGTGGTCGACGGCCTGCGCTCCGCGCTGGCTGCGCCCCATCTCCCGAAGGTCGGCCACAATCTCAAGTACGACTACATCGTCCTGGCCCGGCACGGCCTCCCCGTCGCGCCTCTGGCGTTCGATACCATGCTGGCCGAATGGCTGTGCGACCCAGCCTCGCGCAACCTGGGCCTGAAGAGCCTGGCCTGGGTCCGTCTCGGCCGAGACATGACCGAGATCGAAACCCTGATCGGAAGCGGCAAGAACCAGCGCTCGATGGCGGACGTGCCCATCGATCAGGTCGCGCCGTACGCTGCCGCCGATGCCGAGATCTGCCTTGCCCTGCTGCCGCAACTCGAGGCGGAGATGAAGGAGAAGGGGCAGGCTGAGCTGTTCCGCCAAATGGAAATGCCCTTGGTCAGCGTCTTGGCGGAGATGGAGATGGCTGGCATCCGCCTGGACGTCGGCTTCCTCGGCACGCTGTCGCAGCAGCTGGCCGTCCGCCTGGCGGAGCTCGAGGGCCAGGTGTACAACCAGGTCGGGCATGAGTTCAATATTAACTCCACCCAGCAGCTCTCGCAGGTGCTGTTCGTCGAACTCGGGCTCGAGCCCCCGGATCGGACGCGTAAGACCGCTGCCGGCCGCTACTCGACGGCGGCCTCGGTACTCGACGAGCTGCGCCACAAGCACCGGGTGGTCGACCTGATCCTGGAGCATCGTGAGATCTCCAAGCTCAAGTCCACCTACACCGACGCCCTGCCGGCGCGGGTGCTGCCGGCGACCGGCCGGGTTCACACCTCCTACAGCCAGACCGGCTCGGTCACCGGCCGCCTGGCTTCGTCCGACCCCAATCTGCAGAACATCCCGATCCGCACCGAACTTGGGCGCCAGATCCGCAATGCCTTCATCGCCGAGGACGGCCAGGCGTTGCTCAGCGTCGACTACTCGCAGATCGAGCTGCGGATCGTGGCCCACATGGCCCGGGACCAGGCCATGATCCAGGCGTTCCTCGATGACCAGGACATCCACGCCGCCACGGCCGCGGCGGTGTTCGGCGGAGATCCAGCCACGATCGCTCCCGACCTGCGGCGCCACGCCAAGGCGGTGAACTTCGGACTGATCTACGGCATGAGCGCTTACGGCCTGTCGCGTTCGACCGACATGACGCTGGCCGAAGCTGAGACCTTCGTCAAGGTGTACTTCCAGCGCTTCCCGGGGGTGCGGGCCTACCTCGAGCACACCCGCCGCCTGGCGGCGGAGCAAGGCTTCGTCGAGACCCTGTTCGGCCGGCGCCGCTATTTCCCGCAGTTGGCGCCGACCGCCAGCGGCGTCCCCGAGGTCAATCGTGCCCGGGCCGAGCGCGAGGCGATCAACGCTCCGATTCAGGGCACGGCGGCCGACGTGATCAAGATCGCCATGATGCGTCTGCCGGCGGCGCTGGCCAAGGCTGGGCTGCACGCTCACATGCTGCTTCAGGTGCACGATGAATTGGTCTTCGAAGTCCCGCTGGACGAGGTCGGCGACACCGTGTCGTGTGTCCAGGCCGTGATGGAGGCGGCCGTCAGCCTGGAGGTCCCCTTGAAGACGGATGCCAAGGTCGGCCGCACCTGGGCCGACATGCAGCCTGCCTGA
- a CDS encoding NBR1-Ig-like domain-containing protein codes for MQIPAEPGDSECLLRATFLQDVAIPDNTSLQPETPFTKSWRLRNDGSCVWDGAYALTFLGGARMGAPRTTPLTHTVLPGGTVDLSLEMIAPDQPGAYQGFWKLQDPQGRLFGVGDGGRLSFWVKVAVLPEPMGVETLSPNPDQTADLAPTPLQEVLVSGSAALPPGVAFDLDLGQVQDDAGADIVWQGSARQADLSGFGSARIGRPRLLADSEAAPQCRDEPHSAEPVAAPELHPGWRVCYWTDQGRSGYLVVVEAGEALRFEYTTWAE; via the coding sequence ATGCAGATCCCTGCAGAGCCAGGCGACTCGGAATGCCTGCTCCGGGCCACCTTCCTTCAGGATGTTGCCATTCCGGACAACACCAGCCTGCAGCCTGAAACTCCGTTCACCAAATCCTGGCGCTTGCGCAACGACGGGAGCTGCGTATGGGACGGTGCTTATGCCCTGACGTTCCTCGGCGGCGCCCGAATGGGAGCGCCGCGCACCACCCCCCTGACGCACACCGTCCTGCCGGGGGGGACCGTTGACCTATCGCTGGAAATGATCGCTCCGGATCAGCCCGGGGCGTACCAGGGATTCTGGAAGCTGCAGGACCCGCAGGGGCGGCTGTTCGGAGTCGGTGATGGAGGCCGGCTCTCGTTCTGGGTGAAAGTCGCCGTCCTGCCCGAACCCATGGGCGTCGAAACCCTCAGTCCCAATCCCGACCAGACCGCGGACCTCGCACCCACTCCGCTGCAGGAGGTGCTAGTCTCCGGCAGTGCCGCCCTTCCGCCGGGGGTCGCCTTCGACCTCGATCTCGGGCAGGTGCAGGACGATGCCGGGGCGGACATTGTGTGGCAGGGATCGGCGCGGCAGGCAGATCTGTCCGGCTTCGGCTCCGCCCGGATTGGCCGGCCGCGTCTGCTCGCGGATTCCGAGGCCGCACCCCAATGCAGGGACGAGCCGCATTCGGCGGAGCCCGTCGCCGCGCCCGAATTACACCCGGGTTGGCGTGTGTGCTACTGGACCGATCAGGGGCGGTCGGGGTATCTGGTAGTCGTAGAAGCGGGAGAGGCCCTGCGCTTCGAATACACCACCTGGGCAGAGTGA